The Benincasa hispida cultivar B227 chromosome 11, ASM972705v1, whole genome shotgun sequence genome has a segment encoding these proteins:
- the LOC120092182 gene encoding transcription factor bHLH48-like yields the protein MEIKVGTVGGSSPIGRQSDDTGLESLQFCEEIQGLMTIPPENASSFTALLELPATQALELLHSPDSDGAATAAVVNDDSVHHCIKDVPKPYFSAFNCNLTFPTNSALIERAAKLSVLAEEHSPETTSSVPLNSSVNLEKVKNEPTTETDSNPNPLQTLISDPTVENMNQRSAKRKEREKKGKGSTKKSKNESNEDAEKLPYVHVRARRGQATDSHSLAERARREKINARMKLLQELVPGCNKISGTALVLDEIINHVQSLQRQVEFLSMRLAAVNPRVDFNIDSILAAENEPVLESNFPTMVTPLIWPEIPVSGTRQQYQPQWHFDVSVNQQAWARDEHNNHHNFSTPENSLLSYDSSANSASLHSNQLKMEL from the exons ATGGAGATTAAAGTAGGGACTGTAGGTGGATCCAGTCCAATCGGGCGTCAATCGGATGATACTGGACTTGAGTCGCTTCAATTCTGCGAAGAAATTCAGGGGTTGATGACGATTCCGCCGGAAAATGCTAGCTCCTTCACGGCACTTCTGGAACTTCCGGCGACGCAGGCTTTAGAGCTACTCCACTCGCCGGATTCTGACGGTGCCGCGACGGCGGCTGTTGTGAACGATGATTCCGTTCACCACTGTATCAAAGACGTTCCGAAACCCTACTTCAGTGCCTTCAATTGCAATTTGACCTTCCCGACTAACTCGGCTCTAATTGAACGGGCTGCCAAGCTCTCGGTCTTGGCCGAAGAGCATTCGCCGGAAACGACAAGTTCAGTGCCGTTGAATTCGAGTGTGAATTTGGAGAAGGTGAAGAACGAGCCCACTACTGAAACCGATTCGAACCCTAATCCCTTGCAGACTTTAATCTCCGATCCGACGGTGGAGAACATGAACCAGAGATCGGCGAAGAGGAAGGAGCGCGAGAAAAAG GGAAAAGGGTCAACAAAGAAGAGCAAGAACGAAAGCAACGAGGATGCCGAAAAGCTTCCTTATGTTCATGTCCGAGCTCGCCGTGGTCAAGCTACAGACAGCCATAGCCTTGCAGAACGA GCAAGGAGAGAGAAAATTAATGCTCGGATGAAGCTACTTCAAGAACTGGTCCCTGGTTGCAATAAG ATCTCAGGTACAGCCCTAGTGTTGGATGAAATCATCAACCATGTACAATCACTGCAGCGTCAAGTGGAG TTCTTGTCAATGAGGCTTGCAGCAGTTAACCCCAGAGTTGATTTCAATATTGATAGCATATTGGCTGCAGAA AACGAACCTGTACTCGAGAGCAACTTTCCGACAATGGTAACACCATTGATATGGCCAGAAATCCCTGTAAGTGGAACAAGACAACAATATCAACCCCAATGGCATTTCGATGTTTCAGTTAACCAGCAAGCCTGGGCGAGGGATGAACATAATAATCATCATAATTTCAGTACTCCTGAAAACTCTCTTTTAAGTTATGACTCTTCAGCAAATTCAG CATCTCTGCACTCAAATCAATTGAAGATGGAGCTCTGA